The Vibrio chagasii genome includes a region encoding these proteins:
- the trpR gene encoding trp operon repressor, whose translation MASQPEYDNWQQLMDLVKTAVEKDQHELLLTMMMTPDERDALVARINIFCELMKGEMSQRQVSQMLGVGVATITRGSNELKAKSEQEKAIIADLLLK comes from the coding sequence ATGGCATCACAACCTGAATATGATAACTGGCAACAACTCATGGATTTAGTTAAGACAGCGGTTGAGAAAGATCAGCATGAACTGTTGTTGACCATGATGATGACGCCCGATGAGCGAGATGCTCTGGTTGCTCGAATTAATATTTTTTGTGAGCTAATGAAAGGTGAAATGTCTCAAAGACAAGTAAGCCAAATGCTGGGAGTCGGTGTGGCAACCATCACCAGAGGCTCGAATGAGCTCAAGGCAAAATCAGAACAAGAGAAAGCGATTATTGCCGATCTGCTGCTTAAGTAA
- the yjjX gene encoding inosine/xanthosine triphosphatase — translation MKSVIIASLNPAKINAVKSAFVSAFPNTGFEFTGVSVPSGVADQPMSNDETYQGAVNRVHNATQQQPNADFYVGLEAGIEGGVTFAWMVIESNGQRGESRSASLMLPPAVLEKLEHANELGDVMDEVFGTDNIKQKGGAIGLLTHNQLSRSSVYHQALILALIPFVNPEHFSA, via the coding sequence ATGAAATCTGTCATCATCGCCTCGCTAAATCCCGCTAAGATCAATGCTGTCAAAAGTGCTTTTGTCTCTGCGTTTCCCAACACCGGGTTTGAGTTCACGGGGGTAAGTGTGCCAAGTGGTGTTGCCGATCAGCCGATGAGTAATGATGAAACCTATCAAGGTGCTGTAAACCGTGTTCACAATGCGACACAACAGCAACCTAATGCGGATTTCTATGTTGGGTTAGAAGCGGGAATCGAAGGCGGGGTTACCTTTGCTTGGATGGTGATTGAATCAAATGGCCAACGTGGAGAATCTCGCTCGGCAAGCCTGATGTTGCCACCAGCCGTTCTTGAGAAGCTAGAACACGCTAACGAACTCGGGGATGTGATGGATGAAGTATTTGGTACTGACAATATCAAACAAAAAGGTGGAGCGATTGGTTTACTGACACATAACCAGCTTTCACGTAGCTCGGTCTATCACCAAGCGTTAATCTTAGCGCTGATCCCATTTGTGAACCCTGAGCATTTCTCGGCTTGA
- a CDS encoding putative bifunctional diguanylate cyclase/phosphodiesterase has translation MKLSTKILLLIAPVILISTATSSYIIYSTQKNSFIKREDNALQLSMEKLAGHFRQSRSFLNSYSYALTKSDMIKRFFLAEENPSQELALIDDLHETVKLLQDGDDSFTGLALLDSDRTVSYYAENSRDPYAEMDPKVLEFVEHQYQEKRTALGTDYIQNSQGEGVLVHYEVLDKKSVSAPISEQLNDVFFLVVSVSLDKFNSLRKQIEFDYQTSLFFTDEPISLGNGLTQSVKLGPEFYATLDPAHFLLDNKLKSIWNELSVSFALSAFVSMGLLLMLLSRCVINPITRLDKQLQQVEKKQRKNIERLGTNDELGRLSQRFYDMYQELDNTYQQTKVLAENDQLTQIPNRLQFQSFVQQSLPAPDSKNNTWVLYLDLDNFKFVNDKYGHQIGDSILVSFAERITALCDFFQQSDSAHCMPARLSGDEFVIYINAPANADNIAHQFSEKLLTPLQKGFITDSGSFPITVSIGIATYPSDGHTIEKLLSNADTAMYQAKHAGKNQFADYSLDLDKTIQRQANIERALRDKNFDEEFKLVYMPYMDAAGNHVIGVEVLLRWESEQLGTVAPNEFIPIAEQTGLFELVDRWVIKNAFASFHQLQGQFDHSIQLSINLSSAGIETTHLADFIEQHAKINGIPPSLIDFEITETFYSNSHGFPLLNELARMGYRLAIDDFGSGYTSITQLVEYPTQKIKLDKGFLEALIETDNQNIVKPVIGLCHAQGKTVTAEGIETKEMHQWLQDAHCDMLQGFYFGKPMPLNELSDWYQEHQQRFKHQQND, from the coding sequence ATGAAGCTAAGTACGAAAATATTACTTCTGATTGCACCCGTAATACTGATAAGTACTGCGACTTCCAGCTATATCATCTACTCAACTCAAAAAAACAGTTTCATCAAACGCGAAGATAACGCTCTGCAATTAAGTATGGAAAAACTGGCCGGGCACTTTCGCCAGTCACGCTCTTTTCTTAATAGCTATTCTTATGCACTCACTAAAAGTGACATGATTAAACGCTTCTTCTTGGCTGAAGAGAACCCCAGCCAAGAGCTCGCACTCATCGATGACCTGCACGAAACCGTTAAGTTATTGCAAGATGGCGACGACAGCTTTACCGGACTAGCTCTGCTAGACAGTGATCGCACTGTCAGCTATTACGCCGAAAATAGCCGAGATCCCTATGCAGAGATGGACCCTAAAGTATTAGAGTTCGTTGAGCATCAATACCAAGAAAAACGCACAGCTTTGGGTACTGACTACATCCAAAACTCACAAGGTGAAGGTGTGCTTGTTCACTATGAAGTACTCGACAAAAAGAGCGTTTCCGCTCCGATAAGCGAACAACTCAACGATGTGTTTTTTCTCGTCGTATCTGTTTCTCTCGATAAGTTTAATTCACTACGAAAACAGATAGAGTTTGACTATCAAACTAGCCTTTTCTTTACCGATGAGCCGATATCCCTAGGAAATGGCTTAACTCAGTCAGTAAAGCTAGGGCCTGAGTTTTACGCAACACTCGACCCCGCTCATTTTTTGTTGGACAACAAACTCAAATCCATCTGGAATGAGCTCAGCGTGTCGTTTGCTCTTTCTGCTTTTGTCAGTATGGGCTTATTGCTCATGCTTTTATCCCGATGTGTGATTAATCCAATCACGCGCTTGGATAAGCAGCTGCAACAGGTCGAAAAAAAGCAAAGAAAGAACATTGAGCGCTTAGGCACTAATGATGAATTAGGCCGCTTGTCACAACGTTTTTATGACATGTACCAAGAGCTCGATAATACCTACCAACAGACCAAAGTGTTGGCAGAGAATGACCAGCTAACGCAAATCCCCAATCGACTTCAATTTCAGTCGTTTGTGCAACAGTCTCTGCCAGCCCCTGACTCGAAAAACAATACCTGGGTACTCTATCTCGATTTAGACAACTTTAAGTTTGTGAACGACAAATACGGACACCAGATTGGGGATTCAATACTGGTTTCTTTTGCAGAGCGCATCACCGCTTTATGTGACTTTTTTCAACAGAGCGACAGCGCTCACTGCATGCCTGCACGCTTGTCGGGCGATGAGTTTGTTATCTATATCAATGCCCCAGCGAATGCCGATAATATTGCGCATCAGTTTTCAGAAAAATTACTGACCCCGCTACAAAAAGGCTTTATCACCGACTCAGGAAGCTTTCCGATTACCGTGAGCATTGGGATCGCGACCTACCCAAGTGATGGGCATACCATAGAGAAACTACTCTCAAACGCTGATACTGCGATGTATCAGGCAAAACATGCTGGCAAGAATCAGTTCGCGGATTACTCGTTAGATTTGGATAAAACTATTCAGCGTCAAGCCAATATTGAGCGTGCCCTAAGAGATAAAAACTTCGATGAAGAGTTTAAACTCGTTTATATGCCTTACATGGATGCCGCAGGGAACCACGTGATTGGGGTTGAGGTTCTATTGCGTTGGGAGTCCGAACAACTTGGTACGGTTGCACCCAATGAATTTATTCCTATTGCCGAGCAAACTGGGCTATTTGAGCTTGTCGACCGCTGGGTTATCAAGAATGCTTTCGCTTCTTTCCATCAGCTTCAGGGTCAATTTGATCACTCGATTCAGCTGTCCATCAACCTATCTTCCGCAGGGATAGAGACTACGCACCTAGCGGATTTCATTGAACAACACGCAAAGATTAATGGCATTCCACCAAGCTTAATTGATTTTGAGATCACCGAGACTTTCTATTCAAATTCACACGGTTTTCCGCTACTCAACGAACTCGCTCGAATGGGCTACCGATTAGCTATCGATGATTTTGGTTCGGGCTACACATCCATCACTCAATTGGTTGAGTACCCAACGCAAAAAATTAAATTAGACAAAGGTTTTTTAGAAGCCTTGATCGAAACAGATAATCAGAACATAGTTAAACCCGTGATCGGACTGTGTCACGCGCAAGGTAAAACCGTGACTGCTGAAGGTATCGAAACCAAAGAGATGCACCAATGGCTACAAGACGCGCATTGCGACATGCTGCAAGGCTTCTACTTTGGTAAGCCTATGCCTCTCAATGAGCTAAGCGACTGGTATCAAGAACACCAACAGCGATTTAAGCACCAGCAGAACGATTAA
- the pheA gene encoding prephenate dehydratase, protein MTDRSISLDDIRLRLNDLDDELLKLLSERRKLSIEVAKSKVETSKPVRDAVREQQLLVKLINNGKDKYELDAQYITKLFHTIIEDSVLLQQSYLQNLANPQSRKPLARVAFLGSKGSYSHLASREYFSRKNMELIELNCSHFKEVASTVESGHADYGVLPIENTSSGSINEVYDLLQHTTLYIVGELSQPIEHCLVAKNDIRLEDIKTLYSHPQPHQQCSEFLSRLKDVTLESCASTADAMKKVKDLDGDDVAAIGNASSGKLYGLQPIQGNIANQTENHTRFIVVARKPVEVSTQIPAKTTLIMSTSQEAGSLVETLLILQRLGINMTKLESRPIMGNPWEEMFYVDLEAHLDSDNMQQAITELTAITRHLKVLGCYPSENIKATQVKLS, encoded by the coding sequence ATGACTGACCGCTCAATTTCACTGGATGATATCCGCCTTCGTCTTAATGATTTAGATGACGAACTACTGAAACTACTTTCAGAACGTCGCAAGCTAAGCATCGAAGTTGCTAAAAGCAAGGTAGAGACATCAAAGCCAGTTCGTGATGCAGTAAGAGAACAACAACTGTTGGTTAAGCTGATTAACAACGGTAAAGACAAATACGAATTGGATGCTCAGTACATTACTAAGCTGTTTCACACCATCATTGAAGATTCAGTTCTACTGCAACAGTCATACTTACAAAACCTCGCAAATCCACAAAGCCGTAAGCCTTTGGCTCGCGTGGCATTCTTGGGTTCTAAAGGCTCTTACTCGCACCTTGCAAGCCGCGAGTATTTCAGCCGCAAGAATATGGAGTTGATTGAGCTAAACTGTAGCCATTTCAAAGAGGTTGCCTCAACAGTAGAATCGGGACATGCAGATTACGGCGTATTGCCGATTGAGAACACCAGCTCAGGTTCAATCAACGAAGTGTACGACCTGCTTCAACACACAACGCTTTATATCGTAGGTGAGCTATCTCAACCCATTGAGCACTGCCTAGTTGCTAAGAATGATATCCGTTTAGAAGACATCAAAACCCTCTATTCGCACCCACAACCTCATCAGCAATGCAGCGAGTTTTTGAGCCGTCTTAAAGATGTCACCCTTGAGTCTTGTGCCAGCACAGCTGACGCTATGAAAAAGGTGAAAGATCTGGACGGTGATGATGTCGCAGCGATTGGTAACGCATCGAGCGGCAAGCTTTACGGGCTTCAGCCAATCCAAGGTAACATTGCAAATCAAACAGAAAACCACACGCGTTTCATCGTGGTAGCACGCAAGCCAGTTGAAGTATCAACGCAAATCCCAGCGAAGACGACACTCATTATGTCGACTTCACAAGAAGCTGGTTCATTAGTAGAGACACTACTGATTCTGCAACGCTTAGGTATCAACATGACTAAGCTAGAGTCTCGTCCGATTATGGGTAACCCTTGGGAAGAGATGTTCTATGTAGACTTAGAAGCACACCTAGACTCAGATAATATGCAGCAAGCGATCACAGAGTTAACGGCCATTACTCGCCACCTCAAAGTGCTAGGCTGTTACCCAAGCGAAAACATCAAAGCGACTCAGGTTAAGCTGTCGTAG
- the hpf gene encoding ribosome hibernation-promoting factor, HPF/YfiA family, producing the protein MKMNITGKNIDITSAIRDHIESKFKKLDKWQVDIIGCQASFSEEPNKKKKFEAVITVPKGQLVASSIHDDLYVAINEVEQKLERQLNKLRHKPEARRAEKPEIEELEAEVE; encoded by the coding sequence ATGAAAATGAACATCACTGGTAAAAACATCGACATTACCTCTGCAATCCGTGATCACATAGAAAGCAAATTTAAAAAGCTGGATAAATGGCAAGTAGACATCATTGGTTGCCAAGCGAGCTTTAGTGAAGAACCAAACAAGAAGAAGAAATTTGAAGCGGTAATCACTGTACCAAAAGGACAACTTGTAGCTTCATCAATCCATGACGACCTCTACGTTGCTATCAACGAAGTAGAACAAAAACTAGAGCGTCAACTCAACAAGCTACGCCATAAACCAGAAGCGCGCCGCGCTGAAAAGCCTGAAATCGAAGAGCTAGAAGCTGAAGTAGAATAA
- a CDS encoding MltF family protein: MDVSRLLLFIGIVLFSQFSHALELSPLSNKPYMGDLDVLKTKGTVRVLVSADLGFYYIEDGKPKGIVAEMLYHFEKSLRKKHPYLNVQIIPVQRDDLLPSLQSGYGDVAVANLTVTDKRLKVIDFSAPMIKDGKELIITGKNSEAITEIKQLSGKEVWIRASSSYFESVQRVNKELNELGLPPLHVHFIEESLQDYELIELVNQGYIQGTILDSHKAKLWIDVMENIQVHHDLPLRENGQIAWALRKDSPQLKKEINKYVKTARTGTLLGNVIYKKYIDNTRWLGRALNPNKVDRVAKLADVFEKYSNKYEFDPLMMSAQGFQESGLDQSRVSHRGAIGVMQVLPSTARDKNVNIKNIHIVDNNIHAGVKYMRFIKDRYFDDPAITPDNQIYFTLASYNAGPAKIRKMRNLAKKKGYNPNIWFKNVEIITRKYVSKEPITYVANINRYFVIYKQLEAINAIRENGTARLLKTND; the protein is encoded by the coding sequence GTGGATGTGAGTAGGTTGTTATTATTTATTGGGATCGTGCTATTTAGCCAATTTTCCCACGCATTAGAACTCTCGCCATTAAGCAATAAGCCTTACATGGGGGACCTCGACGTACTCAAAACCAAAGGTACAGTGAGAGTGCTGGTCTCTGCTGATCTTGGCTTCTACTATATAGAAGATGGCAAGCCCAAAGGCATCGTTGCCGAGATGCTTTACCATTTCGAAAAAAGTCTTCGCAAGAAGCACCCTTACCTGAACGTTCAAATTATTCCTGTGCAGCGGGATGACCTGCTCCCCTCTCTACAGTCAGGCTATGGCGATGTTGCTGTTGCAAACCTGACCGTCACCGATAAGCGATTAAAGGTGATCGATTTTTCAGCCCCTATGATTAAAGACGGTAAAGAGCTCATTATCACTGGCAAGAATTCAGAAGCGATCACCGAGATCAAGCAGCTTAGTGGTAAGGAAGTATGGATTCGGGCCAGCTCCAGTTACTTCGAAAGCGTGCAAAGGGTCAATAAGGAACTCAACGAACTGGGTTTACCGCCACTGCATGTCCACTTCATCGAAGAGTCACTGCAAGACTACGAACTGATCGAGCTCGTTAACCAAGGCTATATACAAGGTACGATTCTAGACAGCCACAAAGCGAAACTGTGGATCGATGTGATGGAAAACATTCAAGTCCATCACGACTTACCTTTACGCGAAAATGGTCAAATAGCCTGGGCATTAAGAAAAGACAGCCCTCAACTAAAGAAAGAGATAAACAAATACGTTAAGACAGCTCGAACAGGTACCCTGCTTGGAAACGTTATCTATAAGAAATACATAGATAATACTCGTTGGTTAGGTCGGGCACTCAACCCGAACAAAGTTGACCGCGTTGCTAAACTGGCTGATGTATTTGAAAAGTATTCGAATAAGTATGAATTCGATCCTTTGATGATGTCTGCGCAAGGCTTCCAAGAGTCGGGCCTTGATCAAAGCAGAGTCTCCCACCGAGGTGCTATTGGAGTAATGCAGGTTCTACCTAGCACTGCGAGAGACAAAAACGTCAACATCAAGAATATCCACATCGTCGATAACAACATCCATGCTGGTGTGAAATACATGCGCTTCATTAAAGATAGATATTTTGATGACCCAGCCATTACTCCAGATAACCAGATTTACTTTACTCTCGCCTCCTATAACGCAGGTCCAGCTAAGATCAGAAAGATGAGGAACCTTGCGAAGAAGAAAGGCTACAACCCGAACATCTGGTTTAAAAACGTAGAGATAATTACTCGTAAATACGTCAGTAAAGAGCCTATCACCTACGTTGCCAATATCAATCGCTACTTCGTCATCTATAAACAGCTAGAGGCAATCAATGCGATTAGAGAGAACGGCACGGCGAGATTGCTCAAAACGAATGATTAG
- a CDS encoding outer membrane protein assembly factor BamD: MKHLTLAGLLAVSLLAGCSSTEEIVPDVPPSVLYSEAQESLQSGSWLSAIEKLEALDSRYPFGAYSEQVQLDLIYAYYKNDDLALGLATISRFLRLNPTHEKQDWVLYMRGLTHMAQDRNFMHDIFNIDRSDRDPEPVKLAFADFKRLLERFPASPYAEDAQKRMFALKNRLADYDLATADFYLRREAWIAAINRTQELQKTYPDTIAARKSLKIQLEAYKQLGLEDAIQRTEALIELNPLP; this comes from the coding sequence ATGAAACACCTTACTTTAGCGGGTCTATTAGCCGTATCACTCTTGGCTGGTTGTTCAAGTACCGAAGAGATAGTGCCAGATGTACCGCCATCGGTTCTCTATTCTGAGGCGCAAGAATCGCTACAAAGTGGTAGCTGGCTTTCTGCCATTGAAAAGCTAGAAGCTCTAGACTCTCGTTACCCTTTCGGCGCCTATTCTGAACAAGTACAGCTAGACCTGATTTACGCTTACTACAAAAATGATGACCTAGCGCTTGGCCTAGCGACCATTTCACGTTTCTTGCGTTTAAACCCAACTCACGAAAAACAAGACTGGGTTCTTTACATGCGCGGCCTAACGCACATGGCACAAGACAGAAACTTTATGCACGATATTTTTAATATCGACCGTAGCGACCGAGATCCTGAGCCAGTAAAACTCGCTTTTGCTGATTTCAAACGACTACTAGAGCGCTTCCCAGCAAGCCCTTACGCAGAAGATGCACAAAAACGCATGTTCGCACTTAAAAACCGTTTGGCGGATTACGACCTAGCAACGGCAGATTTCTATCTACGTCGTGAAGCTTGGATCGCAGCAATCAATAGAACGCAAGAACTGCAAAAGACTTACCCAGATACCATCGCAGCGCGTAAGTCTCTAAAAATTCAGCTAGAGGCCTACAAACAGCTTGGCCTTGAGGACGCGATTCAAAGAACAGAAGCCTTGATTGAGCTGAACCCACTACCTTAG
- the rluD gene encoding 23S rRNA pseudouridine(1911/1915/1917) synthase RluD — MAQQITLTDTVKSSQLGQRLDQAVAELFTDFSRSRIKEWLLDGKVQVDGEVITKPRVKVMGGEEIILQAELEDEERWEAQDIPLDIVFEDEHLLVINKPRDFVVHPGAGTPDGTVLNALLHHYPQIAEVPRAGIVHRLDKDTTGLMVVAKTVPAQTRLVRALAKRRITREYEAIAIGKMTAGGMVEKGISRHATKRTLMAVNETGKPAVTHYRVAEHFREHTRIRLRLETGRTHQIRVHMSYLQHPLLGDIAYGGRARIPKGASEELTKMIRAFDRQALHAVMLKFVHPITGEEVEFHAPVPNDMVVMAEALRVDARDNLEEDI; from the coding sequence ATGGCTCAGCAGATCACATTAACAGACACAGTAAAAAGCAGCCAGTTAGGTCAACGTTTAGACCAAGCTGTCGCTGAACTATTTACCGATTTTTCTCGCTCTCGTATTAAAGAGTGGCTTCTTGACGGCAAAGTCCAAGTGGACGGTGAAGTTATTACCAAGCCACGCGTTAAGGTTATGGGCGGAGAAGAGATCATCTTACAAGCTGAACTTGAAGATGAAGAGCGCTGGGAAGCACAAGACATTCCTCTAGACATTGTCTTTGAAGATGAACACCTATTGGTTATTAACAAGCCACGTGATTTTGTTGTTCACCCAGGAGCAGGTACGCCGGATGGAACCGTGCTAAACGCGTTGCTGCACCACTACCCACAAATCGCTGAAGTACCTCGTGCAGGTATTGTTCACCGTCTAGATAAAGACACGACAGGTCTTATGGTTGTTGCTAAAACAGTACCAGCACAGACTCGCCTTGTACGTGCACTGGCTAAGCGTCGTATTACTCGTGAATACGAAGCGATTGCAATCGGCAAAATGACCGCTGGTGGCATGGTAGAAAAAGGCATTAGCCGCCACGCTACCAAGCGTACTTTGATGGCTGTGAATGAAACGGGCAAGCCAGCGGTAACTCACTACCGCGTTGCTGAGCACTTCCGTGAACATACACGTATTCGCCTACGTCTAGAAACGGGTCGTACTCACCAAATCCGTGTACACATGTCTTACCTTCAGCATCCACTGCTAGGTGATATTGCATACGGCGGTCGTGCACGTATTCCAAAGGGCGCATCAGAAGAACTAACGAAGATGATTCGTGCTTTTGACCGTCAAGCACTACACGCGGTTATGCTCAAATTTGTTCACCCAATTACGGGCGAAGAAGTTGAGTTCCACGCACCTGTGCCAAATGACATGGTTGTGATGGCTGAAGCACTACGTGTTGATGCTCGCGATAACCTAGAAGAAGACATTTAA
- the pgeF gene encoding peptidoglycan editing factor PgeF, producing MSMIIPNWNAPSNVKAFASTRVGGFSADAYQGLNLGMHVGDDASLVERNRIWLTQHANMPAAPIWLNQTHSTDVITVLEPTTNVLDADGAFTTASGVVCSAMTADCLPVILTDTKGTQVAAVHAGWRGLAGGILENAVAKFTNLSSDNQIIAWLGPAIGKQAFEVGDDVLEAFVGFDPQAKLAFKAKTEPGKWLANMSQLATQRLTKVGVSQVTGSNLCTFADSDAFYSYRRDGVTGRQATFIWLE from the coding sequence ATGTCGATGATCATCCCTAACTGGAACGCACCAAGTAACGTGAAGGCTTTTGCTTCGACGCGTGTTGGTGGTTTTTCTGCTGATGCATATCAAGGGCTAAACCTCGGTATGCATGTTGGGGATGATGCTTCACTGGTTGAACGTAACCGAATATGGCTTACGCAACACGCTAATATGCCCGCAGCACCCATATGGCTAAACCAAACACACTCGACTGATGTGATTACAGTTTTAGAGCCTACAACCAATGTTCTCGATGCTGATGGAGCTTTCACCACTGCGAGTGGCGTAGTGTGTTCAGCTATGACTGCAGATTGTTTACCAGTGATTCTTACTGATACTAAAGGTACTCAAGTTGCTGCGGTTCATGCCGGATGGCGTGGTCTTGCTGGTGGTATTCTTGAAAATGCAGTCGCAAAGTTTACCAATCTCAGCTCTGATAACCAGATCATAGCTTGGCTAGGCCCTGCGATTGGCAAACAAGCCTTTGAGGTTGGTGATGATGTGTTGGAAGCTTTCGTTGGTTTTGACCCTCAAGCCAAGCTTGCATTCAAAGCGAAAACTGAACCGGGCAAATGGTTAGCGAATATGTCTCAACTTGCAACACAGCGACTTACTAAAGTGGGTGTTTCGCAAGTGACGGGTTCGAACCTTTGTACTTTTGCCGATTCTGATGCTTTCTATTCTTATCGTCGAGATGGCGTTACTGGACGTCAGGCTACCTTTATTTGGCTAGAGTAA